A segment of the uncultured Desulfobulbus sp. genome:
TTTTTGATACCCTCCATACAGAGGGAAAGGATCCGGTTTGTGGCCCCCTTGTCGATGGTCAGGTGAAAGGTGCCGATCGGTCCGTGCCAGGTGTTGGCCGTGGTCAGCACGTAATTGAGGTACACCGCCATGCCGGTTCCGGCCATCTCCCCCCGGCCCGGGCGATGCAGCCGTTTGACGATCCCCCTGCGGGTGGGGAGATCGATGCAGTAGTCACGAATCAGCTCCTGCTGATAGGGATAGAGCTCCTTTTCCTCAGCCGGCCAGGTGAAGATGCCGCCGGGCGGAGCCGGATCATAACTGTGCTCGATGAGCATGTCCTTGCCTGCGGGAAACCGTTGCGGCCAGTGATAGCGGATGATAATCGACCAGCGCGGTATGGGGGGGTGACCGGGGTAAAGTTCCACCAGGCCCAGCTGCTGCAGACGCTTTTGGGTGCTCGGATCAAATCCGGCGAGCAGGCCCTTTATCTTGGCAAGGTCAAGCGAGAGCGGCAGCGAAAAGCCTTCAAGCAGCCGTGTCACCTCCTGTCCCGGGGCATCGTAGCCGTCCTTGGCCTCTGTACGTTGATCGTAGGGCGGTTCCACAACGGCGATGCGATCTGTCCGTACCGGAATGGCCATGCCGTTGATCTGCGCGGTGAACTGCACTGGATTTGCAGAGGCCAGTTGGTTCTCTCCCAAGGAGAAATTGCTGTTGTCGAGTTCATAGAGCGAAATGGGCGGCAGGGGAAAGATCACCTCACCGGCCACGTCTCCCGGGCCGTCATTGTGGAAGAGAGAGCGAACGGCAACTTTCTTGATGCTGATGAAGAGATCCTCCCGCACCATGCGCACCTGATCGGTTTTGCCAAACTGGAGGCCGGTGGCGCTCAGCCCGCCGAATCCGTCGTTGGCCAGTGCAAAGGCTGGAAGGCAGCACAGGGCCAGCAGAAGGATCAATGCTCGTTTTTTTATCACGGTTTTCTTTGCTCCTCTCGGGTTGGTGTGCAGAAAATGGGGGAATACGCAGCGGGACCGGTCATCCCAAAGGCGAGCAATTGTTTCTCTCTGCGGTCGTTGTCCCTATCTGTTGCACGCGCATGCGTGCATCCAGAGCAAGGAGTGTGCCATCAAAGCAGAGCCGGACCGGGTTGATGTCCAGTTCGCGGATTTGCGGGTTGTGTGCGAGAACCTGACTCAAGGTGCAGGCCAGGTCAATAAAGGGCTCGGGATTGACGGCCTTCTGGCCGCGGATGCCGGAAAGGAGCCGCCAGGCCTGCAACCGCTGCAGTTTTTCGCGGATTTCTGTGCGTGAAGATGGGCAGAGGACCCGCTCCACATCCGCAAGCAGTTCGATGAGTATCCCACCGTAACCAAAGAAGAGCACCGGCCCGAAGGAGGGATCCTGCAGTCCGCCGATAAAGAGGTCATGCCCCTCCCCGGCCATGGCTGTCACACGGACTCCGTCGAACCGCGCCCCTGGGGCAGAGAGCTTAAGGTTGGCTTGAATCTGGCGGAAGCCTTCCCCTGCCTCCTCAAGGCTGGCAATGCCGAGGAGGACCCCTCCGACTTCCGTTTTATGCAGGCCCTGGGGAGAGATCACCTTGAACGCCACCGGAAAGCCGATGCTCTCCGCCAGGCCCGCAGCCTCTTCGGGCGAACGGGCGATCTCGGCACGCGGGCTGACCAGACCATAACGGGAGAGAAATTCGAGGGATTCTTCGCCAATGGCCCCATCGTGGCGGCTGAGCCACTCTTGGCCACGATCAGGATGCTGCCTCAATAGGGGCTCATCCGCCTGGAAATGACCCTCTGCCTGTCGGGCATGAAACGACATCTGCCGATGCAGGGCGGAAATGGCCTCTTCAAGTCCGTTGAACACCGGAATTCGGCAGCGCTTCTTCAAGGTGGCCACCTGCTGGCCATCGCCGTACAGGACAAGGGCCAGCGGTTTCGCCGAGGAGCGCACCGCGCCGGTCATCTCCAGGGTGAGATCGGTGGTGAACATCGCGGTGAAGACATCCTTGCCCTGGGAAGGCATGGCCGGAGTCTGGCTGACAAAAATCGCGCCATCCACCTCGGGGCTGGCGAGTACATGGCTGAAAATCAGGGGATACTTGTCGATCTGGTAAATATCCCCCATGTCCAGCGGGTTGGACAGGCGGATGATACCGGCATTGGCGATCTCCTGCAGTTCGCGGTAAAACGTTTCCCCCGGATCGGCAAAGGCAAATCCCCGATGCTCGCAGAGATCGGCCATGGCCACGCCCAGACCACCGGCCGGACTCATCGCCATGAGCCGCTTTCCGCGCATGGGCGGCAGCAGAAAGGCCTTGGTCGTGGTGATGAACTCGTGGAGGTGATCGATGCGGATGATGCCGGCCCGTTCAAAGGCGGTGTCGATGATCGCCTCGTCGTTGCTGAGCGAGGCGGTATGGCTCAGGGCGGCCTGACTGCCGGCGGTGGAGGTGTTGGCCTTGAGGATGATGATCGGTTTGTCGATTTTTTGCGCAACGTCGATCAGGCGTCTTCCGTTGGCAATGCTCTCCAGATAGAGCCCGATGACCTTCGTGGCCGGGTCCTGTCCGAGGTAGTGGAGGAAATCGACCTCGTCCAGATCAAGCTTGTTGCCGATGCTGGCAAATTTGGCCAGTCCAACCTGCTCATTTTTTAGAAGGTTCCACAAAAAAAGCCCTAGGCCGCCACTCTGGGTGATCATGGAAAAGCCGCCGTGCAGAACCGGGTAGGAAGGCACGAAAGGCAGGCAGAGGCCGCTTGCGGTGTCGGCCAGGGTCAGGCCGTTTGGGCCGACAAAGCGTATGCCGTAGTCGTGGGCCAGCTCGCAGACCCGGGCGGCCAGGGAGGCGCCGTTTTCACCGGATTCATTGAACCCGCCGGAGAGAATGGCCAACCGCTTGATGTCCGCCCGGCCGCAATCCTCCACAGCCTGGGGCACAAAGCGGGCTGGAATGAGCAGTGCCGCCAGTTCGGGGACCAGGGGCAGCTCGGAGGCGGCACGATAGACGCGGATCCCGCTGACATCGGTCTCGACGCTGGTCGGGTTGATGCCGAAGATACGGCCGCGAAACCCCCAGCGCAGGCAGTTTTCCACGATAATCCGCGGCGTGTTCTGCGCTTTGGAGGAGAGACCGTACACTGCAAGAGAACTCGGGGCAAAGAATCGATCCATGTTTCTCCCTACTGGTGGAAACAGGAGGAATCCTGTCGGGTTAGTGATGGAAAAGCAGTCTTGCCAAGGTGCTGTTGTTGCTATTTTCGTTCCCGGCGAAGTGCCGCCGGCAGCAGACTGAGCACAAACCATCCGCAGGCGACGAGGATGATGGTGGCTCCGGTCGCAGTGCGCGCCCAGTCCTGGGCAGAGAGGATCAAACCGCTGATGGATGAGGTGAGGCTGATCAAGAGTGCCCACCAGAACATGGTTCCCGCGGATCGTGCAAGATTGCGGGCCGCTGCCGCCGGCACGATGAGCAGGGCGGTGACCAACAAAACCCCCATGGCCTGCACCGCAAACATTACGATCAGGGCCAGCAAACCGGTGAAAATATATTGGTGAATGGCGACGCGAACGCGGTGGGCCTTGGCCAGGGTGGGGTTGAGGCCGATATAAAGCAGGTGGTTGTAACTGATCACCTGAAAGCTCATCAGGCCGATGAACAGGAGGATGAGAAAGAGAATCTGGCCGTCACTGATGGTGAGAATGTCGCCGTAGAGAAAACGTTGCAGGTCACGCGCCAAGGAGCGGTCCCGGCTGACGATGGCCAGACCGAAGGCCACCATGGCCGAGAAAAAGACCCCGATCACGGTGTCGCTTGATAATCCGGAACTTCGCTGCATCACCATGATCCCCAGCCCCACCAGCAGGCCGAAGGCGGGCATGGTCCAGTTGGGATCAACCGCGAACAAGAGCCCCAGGGCCACGCCGGCAAAGGCGGAGTGGCTGATCGCATCGGCAAAAAAGGCCATGCGAAAGTTGACCACCATGATCCCCATGACCGCGGCCATGGGAGCCAGCAGCAGCAGGCCGATGAAGGCCTGCTGCATGAACCTCGCCTGGAGACAGTCAAAGGGCAGGAGCTGAGCGACGAGGTTGTAGACCGGTGTCAGATCAATCATCGCGTCTTCCCTGGCAGCAGGGCGCCGAGCAGACGGCGCGATTATCCGGCATGGAGCGGCTACTGACCAGCCCCATGTGCATCCCGAAGATGGCGGTCAGGTTTTCGCCGGTCAGGGTCAGCCGGGGAGGACCTTCCGCCGCGACCTTGCGGTTGAGGCAGATGACATGGGTGGCGTGGTGGGTGACCGTGGCCAGGTCATGGCTGACCATCAACTGGGTAAATCCTTTGCTCGTGCGAAGTTTGTCAAGCAGTTCACAGAAGATCAGCTCTCCGCGGAAATCGACCCCGGCCGAGGGCTCGTCCAGCACCAGCAGTTCGGGATCCTGACAGAGGGCCAGGGCCAGCAGGACCCGCTGCAGCTCGCCTCCGGAAAGGGCGCCGATCTTTCGTTCGGCAAGGTGTTCGGCCTTCACCTGGGCC
Coding sequences within it:
- a CDS encoding DUF4424 family protein; amino-acid sequence: MIKKRALILLLALCCLPAFALANDGFGGLSATGLQFGKTDQVRMVREDLFISIKKVAVRSLFHNDGPGDVAGEVIFPLPPISLYELDNSNFSLGENQLASANPVQFTAQINGMAIPVRTDRIAVVEPPYDQRTEAKDGYDAPGQEVTRLLEGFSLPLSLDLAKIKGLLAGFDPSTQKRLQQLGLVELYPGHPPIPRWSIIIRYHWPQRFPAGKDMLIEHSYDPAPPGGIFTWPAEEKELYPYQQELIRDYCIDLPTRRGIVKRLHRPGRGEMAGTGMAVYLNYVLTTANTWHGPIGTFHLTIDKGATNRILSLCMEGIKKTGPTRFEVVRQNFRPTKDLRLLFVSPLEN
- a CDS encoding acetate--CoA ligase family protein, whose product is MDRFFAPSSLAVYGLSSKAQNTPRIIVENCLRWGFRGRIFGINPTSVETDVSGIRVYRAASELPLVPELAALLIPARFVPQAVEDCGRADIKRLAILSGGFNESGENGASLAARVCELAHDYGIRFVGPNGLTLADTASGLCLPFVPSYPVLHGGFSMITQSGGLGLFLWNLLKNEQVGLAKFASIGNKLDLDEVDFLHYLGQDPATKVIGLYLESIANGRRLIDVAQKIDKPIIILKANTSTAGSQAALSHTASLSNDEAIIDTAFERAGIIRIDHLHEFITTTKAFLLPPMRGKRLMAMSPAGGLGVAMADLCEHRGFAFADPGETFYRELQEIANAGIIRLSNPLDMGDIYQIDKYPLIFSHVLASPEVDGAIFVSQTPAMPSQGKDVFTAMFTTDLTLEMTGAVRSSAKPLALVLYGDGQQVATLKKRCRIPVFNGLEEAISALHRQMSFHARQAEGHFQADEPLLRQHPDRGQEWLSRHDGAIGEESLEFLSRYGLVSPRAEIARSPEEAAGLAESIGFPVAFKVISPQGLHKTEVGGVLLGIASLEEAGEGFRQIQANLKLSAPGARFDGVRVTAMAGEGHDLFIGGLQDPSFGPVLFFGYGGILIELLADVERVLCPSSRTEIREKLQRLQAWRLLSGIRGQKAVNPEPFIDLACTLSQVLAHNPQIRELDINPVRLCFDGTLLALDARMRVQQIGTTTAERNNCSPLG
- a CDS encoding metal ABC transporter ATP-binding protein is translated as MATANPLPLYQPAPQEAESAVRFEQVTVERGGISILDAVTATVPKGSCTAIIGPNGAGKTTLLMALLGEIGFQGKITWGNSDKPPRIGYVPQRLSFDRGMPLTVSEFLAMGFQKKPLWLGIVPGIHNRSREILAQVKAEHLAERKIGALSGGELQRVLLALALCQDPELLVLDEPSAGVDFRGELIFCELLDKLRTSKGFTQLMVSHDLATVTHHATHVICLNRKVAAEGPPRLTLTGENLTAIFGMHMGLVSSRSMPDNRAVCSAPCCQGRRDD
- a CDS encoding metal ABC transporter permease — encoded protein: MIDLTPVYNLVAQLLPFDCLQARFMQQAFIGLLLLAPMAAVMGIMVVNFRMAFFADAISHSAFAGVALGLLFAVDPNWTMPAFGLLVGLGIMVMQRSSGLSSDTVIGVFFSAMVAFGLAIVSRDRSLARDLQRFLYGDILTISDGQILFLILLFIGLMSFQVISYNHLLYIGLNPTLAKAHRVRVAIHQYIFTGLLALIVMFAVQAMGVLLVTALLIVPAAAARNLARSAGTMFWWALLISLTSSISGLILSAQDWARTATGATIILVACGWFVLSLLPAALRRERK